The following is a genomic window from Spartobacteria bacterium.
TGACCCAATTCGATGATATGAAAGAAGCCCACCAGCTATTTCTGGGTTCCACATCCCAATAAAATCCCTGAAGGAGTACATCGTCTTCGGAAAAGCCTGGGTAGTCGGGGTTGGGAATGGATGTGTCGGCACTGGACAATTGAACGGGAGCACCAATCAGGTGTGTATTATTGAAAGATGTGGCGTCAACGCTTTGGCCATATACCTCTCCAGCAACCCAGCGATTGTTGCCTTGCGTGCCCCCAACATAAACGCCAGCGACTTTGAGCGTATCGCCAGGGGAGCATTCAAGCGCAGAGAGCGAAAGGGCAACTTCAACTCCGCCATCTGGCTGGTTTGAATTTGCCCCGCCTTTCCATTGGGAAAATTGAGCCCCAGTGGCCGAACGGCTGAACCCAGGAAAATCGCCGATGGTTGAACTGGAGGAAAGAGCATATACCCCCTGACCGAACGTTGTGCCCCCAATGCTGGCATCCAGCGTATTTTTCGCATCGTTGCTAATGCTTCCAAGAATAATGGCAACATTGGGGGTGAAGTTGGACGAATCAAAGGTGATGTTGTCGGCTGTTCCGAGAGCCACAGGCTGGTTTGTCAAATGGGCGAGATTGGTTACGCCTGCACCATTTGAATCAATGAAAAGGATAAATGCGTTGTTGTCCCCGCGATGAAGCCCAGAGATTCCCACATATAAGTTGGTATCATCGTTGTTGAAATAGATCCCGCCTGATTTTTCCGCACCTCGCCCATATGCTGTCGGATAGTCGTTTCCTGCCCAGGTATCCGAATCCCAATCCTCGTTATACCCGCCTTGAGCCAGCGAGAGAGTTCTGCCCCCACCATGGAAATCGAAGCGTTCGGTCCCGTCGTCTGGTCCTGGCATGTTGGTGTTGACGATGACGGTGTGGTAGATGCTGTGGATGAGGGTGTTTTCCGAAACCAACGGGGAGTAGCCGAAATATAGTTCCTCGCTGTTGTCGAGGCCGTCCCCATCCGGGTCGCTTGTAGGCGTTTGGGCGGTCATCAACATGCCCCAGTATTTGATCTCCCACCAGTCGGGCAGGCCGTTGGAGTTAACGTCTTCTTCTTCGATTATATAGCGGAATACCCGGTTTGAAACCCCGCCGCCATCCGCATAGGTCAGGTTGGTGTTGTTGCCAGCCAGCCAACTGGATGCGCTTGTCCAGGACCCGGTAAGCAGATCAGGGGCTTGCTCCACCTGATAGTTGCGGTTGCTGGGGGCGGGCCAGACGACGCTGACATTGCCGTTGCTGGTGATGGCCTGGGTGAACCCCGCATAACTGCCAGGATCGTAGGGATCGGTGCCCCAGCGGATTTCATCTCGGTTGCTGATCCCGTCTCCATCGGAATCCTCCAGAGCCTCCGGGTCGGCGGAATTGGGTTCCCCCAGCAGAAAGGTTTCGTTGTATAGGAAGGTGTAGAGATTAGTGTCTCTGATCAACTCTACTTCAAGGATCATCCGAGAGGGGGCATACTCCGCTTGGATGTAGGCAACCTCGTCCGTTGTGAATCCACCGCCATACAGGTTGGGATAGGCATTGGCGGCATAGCGGTTGGTGTCGGAATAGATGGTCGACATGGTGTAGATCAAGGTCTGCCCGGCAAAATACTGAACCTGATGAGAGGTCGGATTCTCTTGGATACGCAGTGGGTATGCCACAACGCCCAGGTCGGTGGTGGCAACCAGTCCGCCAGTAAACGCCCCTGGCAATGAACTCCACGTGATCGGGATTTCCGATGGATAGGCGACAACGGACCAAGTGTCGGTGCCTGGCGTCATCAAGGCTGTCATCCATTCGTCATGCTGGGCGACGAAAAAGGATTCCAAGTCAGTCAGGATCGGGGAATCAATCAGGAAGTTGTTCGACCGATAGGCGTTTTCGCCAGAGGCAACTGCGGCGACATAACTGGTATAGTCCTCATAGGCCAATGCCTGGTGGCAAGCGAAGAACAATACAAGCATGGCGAATAAAAGAAGCCCCATCCTCCTTGCCATAACCCAATCTCCTTTTTGGTTGGAGGCATTGTATGTGCAGTTGTCGCCAAACTCAATGGAAAAACGGAGGGGGCCTATCCGCCTTGGGCCTTGTGCCAAGCCCCAAGAATTGCCATCATGTAGCCATGAAGACACGCTATTTCTTCTGGGGGCTACTCGTTAGTGTCGCATTGGGGTTCAGCCTGCTCTCGATGGCGGAGGAACCCGCAGGGGTATTTGAAGAGGCCTATGCCGATCTCATGGCCAACGAGGTCTTGGATCTCCAGGACTTGGCGGATGGGGCTGAAATCCAGCGTCGGATGTTCAACCATATGACTCCTTCTGGATTCTCCTGGCTCCAGCCCATGTTCCCCCCAGTTGCGCCCTTCGATGCCGGATATTTCGACGAAGCCTTTCTCGATGGACTGCTGGGCGAGGAGACAAACAGCGTAGCCGTCTACCCTCTGTCTCTGGTGCTGGACCCCAAGACCCGAGAGACGCTGATTTACAATGCGGAAGGGAAAATCATAGCAACCGTTCCTTCAGATGGGGTAAACCGCACATGGCCCGAGGATGCCGATCCCGCTCGTGTTACGCTGCAATTGGACCTGCTGCCTACGGAGGATGTGGAGCCTTATCTGTACGTAGAGGATCGAGTCGCCATCGCCACCGCCTCCAAGTCAGCCAGGACGCCCAAGGATGGGGGCGTTGTCATTATGAACATGATGGTTGGCAGCACCAACTTTGGCATCTTGAGCTTCCAGAGGCTGACCAATGGGAACATGCAGCTTGCGGTGACCAATGGGATGGACGTGGCCGAAGTCTACTCCTATACGGTCTGGCATACCTCGACAGTGACAACGAACGAGTGGGTGGATGAATATGGCGTAACCAACATCGGCACCAACACCCTCTGGACGCCGGTGTCGCCGACGTTCAACGGGCTGGAGAGCGACTGGGAATGCCAGGAGACCAATCTTGTACTCGCCGCCGGGGTTGGGGTCTGGGAAGACTCTAGCATCACCAGCAACGCCAGAGTTAGGTTCTACGGGGTTGCCAAGAAGGCGGATGGGGATTGGGACGGATTGACCGATGGGGCGGAGTTGTTCGTTCACCATACCAGCCCGACCAATGCCGACACCGATGGTGACGGATGGAACGACGGGGAGGAGATTTCGGCAGAAACAGACCCGCTTGACCGATTCAGTGCAACCCGTCTGGCGAAAGGGGTACTGATTCATGGGGTTTGTTACAATCCCTCCAACGGATTGGCCTCTTCAAATCAGTGGGTGCAACTGCATTCCTCATCAGCATCGCCAGTCAATCTGGGGAATTTCCGCCTGCAAGTGGCAGGGAGCAACTACGCAACGAAATTGTCCTTTCCCTCGAACACGTGGATTCAGCCTGGCCATTTCATCTTGGTTGGCGGTTCCAATGTCGCAGGAAGCGATTATCTTGCGAGTCTGGATCTGCCGAACTCATATTCGACCAATCCTACAGCGGGAGCGAGACTGGTTGGACCAGATGGGGTGGACGCCGATCCTGCCGATGTGGTGGTGTACGGAACGCATTCCCCTT
Proteins encoded in this region:
- a CDS encoding DUF1939 domain-containing protein, whose translation is MARRMGLLLFAMLVLFFACHQALAYEDYTSYVAAVASGENAYRSNNFLIDSPILTDLESFFVAQHDEWMTALMTPGTDTWSVVAYPSEIPITWSSLPGAFTGGLVATTDLGVVAYPLRIQENPTSHQVQYFAGQTLIYTMSTIYSDTNRYAANAYPNLYGGGFTTDEVAYIQAEYAPSRMILEVELIRDTNLYTFLYNETFLLGEPNSADPEALEDSDGDGISNRDEIRWGTDPYDPGSYAGFTQAITSNGNVSVVWPAPSNRNYQVEQAPDLLTGSWTSASSWLAGNNTNLTYADGGGVSNRVFRYIIEEEDVNSNGLPDWWEIKYWGMLMTAQTPTSDPDGDGLDNSEELYFGYSPLVSENTLIHSIYHTVIVNTNMPGPDDGTERFDFHGGGRTLSLAQGGYNEDWDSDTWAGNDYPTAYGRGAEKSGGIYFNNDDTNLYVGISGLHRGDNNAFILFIDSNGAGVTNLAHLTNQPVALGTADNITFDSSNFTPNVAIILGSISNDAKNTLDASIGGTTFGQGVYALSSSSTIGDFPGFSRSATGAQFSQWKGGANSNQPDGGVEVALSLSALECSPGDTLKVAGVYVGGTQGNNRWVAGEVYGQSVDATSFNNTHLIGAPVQLSSADTSIPNPDYPGFSEDDVLLQGFYWDVEPRNSWWASFISSNWVNEIPAAGFTMIWMPPAYKASNARSSVGYDPYDHYDLGQYYQAGGTFEKYTDTRYGARADLENLMGTLSTNGVMVIEDIVMNHMVGGTNSGLTYTNYPTHADAPQFTKTALDFHPSSLGHNDTLFPYHYNNTDFSYLPYQSYAVDVDHLTPNMRLGLKRWGNWLADTVGFQGWRFDISQNFEPWYTWEWLHYSGMRSKFAFMEYWELADGREMQEWQDLTGHKAAIYDSHLRALLKQMCENGDSFDMRDMVAPSLLGLEPEYTIVYLDNHDSSREGASSKMGILTNKPMGYAYAFHSQGLPMVFWPDYFISAYIATNLQFVAGANIKNELKRLIKIRKTAVGGAVSVVHADADVYAQERVGNDNKYASLLVINDSSTTRTNSLQTSWINTYIVDLVATSGTPHSVTTDASGSMTLAMPPRSYRIYSTTNALNEVNTP
- a CDS encoding lamin tail domain-containing protein, translated to MKTRYFFWGLLVSVALGFSLLSMAEEPAGVFEEAYADLMANEVLDLQDLADGAEIQRRMFNHMTPSGFSWLQPMFPPVAPFDAGYFDEAFLDGLLGEETNSVAVYPLSLVLDPKTRETLIYNAEGKIIATVPSDGVNRTWPEDADPARVTLQLDLLPTEDVEPYLYVEDRVAIATASKSARTPKDGGVVIMNMMVGSTNFGILSFQRLTNGNMQLAVTNGMDVAEVYSYTVWHTSTVTTNEWVDEYGVTNIGTNTLWTPVSPTFNGLESDWECQETNLVLAAGVGVWEDSSITSNARVRFYGVAKKADGDWDGLTDGAELFVHHTSPTNADTDGDGWNDGEEISAETDPLDRFSATRLAKGVLIHGVCYNPSNGLASSNQWVQLHSSSASPVNLGNFRLQVAGSNYATKLSFPSNTWIQPGHFILVGGSNVAGSDYLASLDLPNSYSTNPTAGARLVGPDGVDADPADVVVYGTHSPFNEGGLPTNGWGSTNTDLWAGRSNQLVRTRLGQDADLRSDWTYRLVSDLWNSEIVLDTDGDGLTDSEEYSGSVANGVQSNPLDPDTDNDGLEDGFEADHGLNPANSDS